One Mycobacterium paraseoulense genomic window, GTCCGGGCGACGAACGACGTCGACGCGCTGATTGCCCTGGGCGCGGACGCGTGTTGCTATAACCCGTTGTGGCCCAACGTCGATGAGCTGGTGCGGCTGCTGGAGGCGGGCGTCAACGTGTGCTCCAGCGCGGCCTGGATCACGGGGGGCAAGCAGACACCCGAGGACCGCGAACGCATCGTCGATGCCTGCAAACGAGGCGGTGCGACGATCTTCGGCAGCGGGGCGCACCCGGGCATGACCAACATGGTCGGGATGGTGCTCAGCGGCGCCTGCGAACGCGTCGACGAGATCCGCATCACCGAGTCGGTTGACTGCTCGACCTACGAATCGGCGGAAACCCAAACGGCGATGGGCTTCTCGCAGGACCCCGATACGCCGGGGCTCGCCGAAACGGTGCGGCGCGAAAGCGAGGTCTTCGCCGAATCCGCCGCCATGATGGCCGACGCGATCGGGGCGAAGCTGGACCGGATGACCTTCGACGTGACCTTCACCGCGGCCACCGGCGATTCCGATCTGGGCTTCATGCGGATCCCCGCGGGGACGGTGGGCGGCGTCTACGGCTACCACCGCGGCTGGGAGGGCGACCGCAACGTGGTCAGCGTGGGCTTCAACTGGACCATGGGCGACCACGTGGTGCCGCCGAAACCGCTGGAGCACGGCCACGTCATCCAGGTGTTCGGGTTGCCCAACATGCGCACCGTCCTGCATTGCCTGCCGCCGAAGGATTGGACGGAGCCCGGGTTCATGGGACTGGGAATGATCTACACGGCGATGCCGGTTACGAATGCCGTCCCGGCCGTCGTCGCCGCCGAACCAGGGATCGTGACGCTCGCCGATCTTCCACCGGTGACCGGCCGGGTGGCCCGTTAGGCACCCAGCACCATATGCCGTTCGCCACATCGAGGCCCCGGAGGAACGCTTGCGTGCACTAAGGTTTAGAGTGCTTAGCTGAGCAAAGCGTCGGGCGACAGCGGTGTCGTCGGCGAGGTGGTGAGCTTTGCGGCAGCGCCGGGGTGGCGGTTAGCGGAAGGCGGTCAGGTGGTGGCAGGTCCAGACTCGGGTCCACGTACCGGCGCCGTAGGCCGCCTTCTCAAACGCGCATGGATACCGCTGGTCTTGGTGGTGGTTCTGGCCGTTTCGGCGTTGATCGTGTCGCGGCTCCACAAGATTTTCGGCTCGCAAGATCTCAACGCGAACGCGGGCAAGGGGATCGAAATCGTGCAGTTCAACCCGAAGGTCGTGGTCTACGACGTCACCGGGCCGCCCGGCGCGACGGCCAACATCAACTACTGGGACGAGAACGCCAACACCCATCAGGTCAACGCGGCGCCGTTGCCGTGGTCGGCCACCATCTCGACGACCTTGCCGTCGGTGAGCGCCAACATCATGGCGCAGAGCGACAGCAGTGAGATCAGCTGCAAGATCACCGTGGACGGCGTCGTCCGCGAACAGCAGAATTCCAGCGGCCACAATGCCCAGACGTTCTGCCTGGTGAAGTCCGCATGAGCGACGCGAACAACAGGGGCCCCGTGGACACTGCGGACACCGCGGACACCGGCCCGATCAGGACACCGGCCCAAGCCAAGGCCGAGCGCGGTCACCGGCCCTACCTTCCCCACTCGATCCGCATCTTCGCGGTGCCGATCATCGTGGGCTGGGTGTTCGTCACCGTTCTGGTGAACGTCATCGTCCCCACCCTGGAGAAGGTCGGCGAGGCCCACTCGGCGCCGATGACGCCGCTCGACGCGCCGTCGATGAAGGCGATGATGCGCCTGGGCCACAACTTCCGCGAATTCGACTCCAACAGCACGGTGATGATCGTCCTGGAAGGCCAGCAACCGCTTGGCCAGGACGCGCACCAGTACTACGACAAGCTGATTCGAGACCTCCGCAAGGATCCCCAGCACATCCAGCACATCCAGGACTTCTGGGGTGACCGGCTCACCGCGGCGGGCGCGCAGAGCGCCGACTCCAAGGGCGCCTACGTGATGATCAACCTGGCCGGCAATCAGGGCACCACGCTGGCCAACGAATCCGTGGACGCGGTGCGCAAGGTGATCGACGAGAACAAGGCGCCGCCGGGCGTCAAGGCCTACGTCACCGGTCCGGCGGCGCTGTCCGACGACATGCACATCATCGGTAACGCCAGCCTGGCCAAGATCACGCTGTTCACGCTGGGCGCCATCGCGATCATGCTGCTGCTGGTCTACCGGTCCATCGTCACCACCCTGGTCCAGCTGTTCATGACCTTTGTCGCACTGGCCTGTTCGCGGGGCGTCGTCGCGGTTCTGGCGTACCACAACGCGTTCGGGCTCACCACCTTCGCCGCCAACATCCTCACCATGCTGGCGATCGCGGCCGGGACCGACTACGGCATCTTCCTCGTCGGCCGCTACCAAGAAGCTTTGCGCGCAGGCGAGGACCGAGAAACCGCGTACTACACCACCTTCAAAGGGGTGGCCCCCGTTGTGCTGGGGTCGGGCCTGACCATCGCCGGTGCCACCTACTGCCTGAGCTTCACGCGGCTGCCCTGGTTCAACACCATGGGCGCACCCGTCGCGATCGGCATGCTGGTGGTAGTGCTCGCCGGGCTCACGCTGGGCCCGGCAGTCGTCTTCGTGGGCAGTCGCTTTCACTTCTTCGAGTCCAAACGCGCGGCCAAGGGCGGGCGGCTGTGGCGGCGGGTCGGCACCGCGGTCGTGCGCTGGCCCGCACCGGTGTTGGCCGTCAGCGCCGCCGTCGTGTTGGTCGGCATGATCGCCCTGCCGAGCTACAAGACGAGCTACAACGACCGCTACTACCTGCCGACGTCCGCGCCGTCCAATCTCGGGCAAGCGGCCGCCGACCGGCATTTCTCGCAGGCCCGGATGAACCCCGACATGCTGATGGTCGAATCCGACCATGACATGCGAAACCCGGCCGACATGCTGGTGTTGGACCGGGTGGCCAAGAACGAGATGCGCACGCTGGGCATCGCCATGGTTCAGGACATCACCCGGCCGCTGGGCATTCCGATTCAGCACAGCTCGATACCGTTCCAGAACAGCATCCAGAGTCAGACGACGATGCAGAACATGGGCTTCCTCAAGGAGCGCATCGCCGACATCCTGAAGATGGCCGACGACCTGCAGACCCAGATCGACACCACGCAGCGCCAATACGAGGTGTCGCTGGACCTGGCCCAGGCCGCGGACGACAGCGCAAAGACCACGGCGGTGACGTCGCAGATCACCGACACCCTGCGGGACCACATCGCGGATTTCGACGACACCTTCCGGCCGGTGCGCTCGTACTTCTATTGGGAGCGGCACTGTTACGACATCCCGGTGTGCATCGGGTTGCGGTCCCTGTTCGACACGTTCGACGGGTTCGACCAGCTCGCCGAGCAGTTCCACTACCTCACAACCGACATCCAGCACACCGCCAAAGCCTCGCGCGACCTGACGGAGCTGTTTCCCACGCTGATCGCCACGCTGAAGACGACGCGGGGCATCACGCTCACCCTGTACCAGACGTTCAAGGCGATGATCAATCAGATGGAGGCGATGAGCAACACCGCGATCGTGATGGGCCAAAGCTTCGACGCGTCGAAGAACGACGACTTCTTCTACCTGCCACCGGAGGCCTTCGACAACCCCGATTTCCAGACGGGCCTTCGCATGTTCTTGTCACCCGACGGTAAGTCGGCGCGCTTCTTCATCACACACCAGAGCGATCCGATGACGCCCGAAGGCATTTCGCGCGTCGACGCCGAGCGCACCGCCGCGCAGGAGGCGCTGAAACAGTCGTCGCTGTCGGATGCCCGGATCTATCTCGGCGGGACCGCGCC contains:
- a CDS encoding MMPL/RND family transporter; amino-acid sequence: MSDANNRGPVDTADTADTGPIRTPAQAKAERGHRPYLPHSIRIFAVPIIVGWVFVTVLVNVIVPTLEKVGEAHSAPMTPLDAPSMKAMMRLGHNFREFDSNSTVMIVLEGQQPLGQDAHQYYDKLIRDLRKDPQHIQHIQDFWGDRLTAAGAQSADSKGAYVMINLAGNQGTTLANESVDAVRKVIDENKAPPGVKAYVTGPAALSDDMHIIGNASLAKITLFTLGAIAIMLLLVYRSIVTTLVQLFMTFVALACSRGVVAVLAYHNAFGLTTFAANILTMLAIAAGTDYGIFLVGRYQEALRAGEDRETAYYTTFKGVAPVVLGSGLTIAGATYCLSFTRLPWFNTMGAPVAIGMLVVVLAGLTLGPAVVFVGSRFHFFESKRAAKGGRLWRRVGTAVVRWPAPVLAVSAAVVLVGMIALPSYKTSYNDRYYLPTSAPSNLGQAAADRHFSQARMNPDMLMVESDHDMRNPADMLVLDRVAKNEMRTLGIAMVQDITRPLGIPIQHSSIPFQNSIQSQTTMQNMGFLKERIADILKMADDLQTQIDTTQRQYEVSLDLAQAADDSAKTTAVTSQITDTLRDHIADFDDTFRPVRSYFYWERHCYDIPVCIGLRSLFDTFDGFDQLAEQFHYLTTDIQHTAKASRDLTELFPTLIATLKTTRGITLTLYQTFKAMINQMEAMSNTAIVMGQSFDASKNDDFFYLPPEAFDNPDFQTGLRMFLSPDGKSARFFITHQSDPMTPEGISRVDAERTAAQEALKQSSLSDARIYLGGTAPTFRDMADGEKYDLMIAVVSALTLIFMIMLLLTRSVVAALVIVGTAASSIAASFGLSVLIWQDLFGIRIHWIVMALSVIILLAVGSDYNLLLVSRFKEEIHAGLKTGIIRSMAGTGGVVTAAGLVFAFTMASMLGSDLRVLGQFGSTVCIGLLLDTLIVRTLLMPSIATLLGRWFWWPQVVHPRGDNARRAVPA
- a CDS encoding MmpS family transport accessory protein → MVAGPDSGPRTGAVGRLLKRAWIPLVLVVVLAVSALIVSRLHKIFGSQDLNANAGKGIEIVQFNPKVVVYDVTGPPGATANINYWDENANTHQVNAAPLPWSATISTTLPSVSANIMAQSDSSEISCKITVDGVVREQQNSSGHNAQTFCLVKSA
- a CDS encoding NAD(P)H-dependent amine dehydrogenase family protein — its product is MSKPPTDRPLRVIQWTTGNIGRRSLHAIIGRADMELVGVYAHGADKIGVDAAELAGWPEPTGVRATNDVDALIALGADACCYNPLWPNVDELVRLLEAGVNVCSSAAWITGGKQTPEDRERIVDACKRGGATIFGSGAHPGMTNMVGMVLSGACERVDEIRITESVDCSTYESAETQTAMGFSQDPDTPGLAETVRRESEVFAESAAMMADAIGAKLDRMTFDVTFTAATGDSDLGFMRIPAGTVGGVYGYHRGWEGDRNVVSVGFNWTMGDHVVPPKPLEHGHVIQVFGLPNMRTVLHCLPPKDWTEPGFMGLGMIYTAMPVTNAVPAVVAAEPGIVTLADLPPVTGRVAR